In a single window of the Leptolyngbya ohadii IS1 genome:
- a CDS encoding NfeD family protein: MDFRLSVETKLLAQPVRAIVEKTIQPGWGGRVYVFGTSWKADLYDPAVQLILPEGCLVQVVAICGITLLVVPFDAQKPEPRRIAGRFSRLFF; this comes from the coding sequence ATGGACTTCAGACTATCCGTTGAGACAAAGCTTTTGGCACAGCCCGTTCGAGCGATCGTTGAGAAAACGATTCAACCGGGTTGGGGTGGACGAGTTTATGTGTTTGGGACTTCCTGGAAAGCGGATTTGTACGACCCTGCGGTTCAGCTTATCCTTCCAGAGGGTTGCCTGGTTCAAGTTGTCGCTATTTGTGGAATTACGCTGCTGGTCGTTCCGTTCGATGCTCAAAAGCCAGAACCCCGCCGCATTGCAGGACGATTCAGCCGTCTTTTCTTTTAG
- a CDS encoding S8 family peptidase, with translation MVRSEDDSQRRSVNSITSQSSVGSPIKTPQFSSQGNRVNLAQPDLSLTVQDAPVEFLPANVGVLRQSPVPFNRGRSIASNSTPFDPLTGYGAVNAALAVAAAVGQPRFADVPDRNVPDVGVDRVNAPEAWQRGYTGQNVVVAVVDTGVDYTHADLNDNIWRNTREVANGRDDDGNGYIDDLTGWNFVRNNNNPIDRDGHGTHVAGTIAAENNGFGTTGVAFNAKIMPVKVLNDSGVGTAASVAAGIRYAAMNGADVINLSLGGGFSPAIDRAIQFATQRGAVVVMAAGNEGSSQPGFPAQAARRWGIAVGAIDSSSRLASFSNRAGSTPLDYVVAPGVSVYSTLPGNQYGFLSGTSMAAPHVAGVAALMLGVNRSLTPGQVESILTATANPLAPIA, from the coding sequence GTGGTTCGCTCTGAGGATGATAGTCAACGGCGTTCTGTTAACTCAATCACTTCCCAATCATCTGTTGGCTCTCCAATTAAAACACCGCAGTTTTCTTCTCAAGGTAATCGCGTTAACCTCGCCCAGCCTGATTTATCCTTAACCGTACAGGATGCCCCTGTAGAATTCTTGCCTGCAAACGTAGGAGTTTTGCGTCAGTCACCCGTTCCTTTCAACCGGGGAAGGTCGATCGCTTCCAACAGTACGCCGTTTGACCCACTTACGGGCTATGGTGCAGTGAACGCAGCGTTAGCCGTCGCAGCAGCGGTAGGACAACCCCGATTTGCCGATGTGCCCGATCGCAATGTGCCCGATGTGGGAGTAGACCGTGTGAATGCGCCAGAAGCATGGCAGCGAGGCTATACCGGACAGAATGTCGTCGTAGCAGTCGTAGATACAGGGGTGGACTACACCCACGCCGATCTAAACGATAATATCTGGCGCAATACCAGGGAAGTCGCAAACGGTCGTGACGATGACGGCAATGGATACATCGATGATTTGACCGGATGGAACTTCGTTCGCAACAACAATAACCCGATCGATCGCGATGGACATGGAACCCACGTGGCAGGCACGATCGCAGCAGAGAATAACGGTTTTGGTACGACGGGGGTTGCCTTCAATGCCAAAATTATGCCCGTCAAAGTGCTGAATGATTCGGGAGTGGGTACGGCGGCTTCCGTGGCGGCAGGGATTCGCTATGCGGCGATGAACGGGGCGGATGTGATTAACCTGAGTCTCGGCGGTGGCTTTTCTCCGGCGATCGATCGGGCAATTCAGTTTGCGACGCAGCGAGGGGCGGTTGTCGTCATGGCGGCAGGAAACGAGGGCAGCAGTCAGCCCGGATTCCCGGCACAGGCAGCGCGACGTTGGGGAATTGCGGTAGGAGCAATCGATTCGTCCTCCCGTCTGGCGAGTTTCTCCAATCGTGCCGGGTCAACGCCCTTAGATTATGTCGTGGCTCCGGGCGTAAGCGTGTATTCGACGCTGCCAGGGAATCAGTACGGTTTCCTGAGCGGTACTTCGATGGCGGCTCCCCATGTGGCGGGTGTGGCTGCCCTGATGCTGGGTGTAAACCGATCGCTCACACCGGGTCAGGTCGAGTCCATCCTAACCGCAACTGCCAATCCGCTTGCCCCGATCGCTTAA
- a CDS encoding trypsin-like serine peptidase has protein sequence MFAFAWWSFVFSGSILAPAIAQTSTLASSDGQSILAEFKAGINPASSIPPGLPRSDNPLEDTRGVIRGDDRVPVTSRSYPWSAIGRVEFQDENGDGYICTGTLVKPDIVLTNAHCVVNPDTGRLFQNIRFAPNLIDGRLKDEGGRANAIDLLAGTDFRDRNEPPHPDDWAFLQLDKPLGEKYGTIGWQALPLPMLIENPEQFIMVGYSGDFPASNPGATAGAHEGCSILGSVNDDVLRHNCDTEGGSSGGPILAVIDGEYTIVAVNSSGRVNTASGAGIVNFATKISRIVEQLQAKAR, from the coding sequence ATGTTCGCTTTTGCTTGGTGGAGTTTTGTTTTTTCCGGTTCAATTCTGGCTCCTGCGATCGCCCAAACTTCTACCCTTGCATCGTCTGACGGTCAATCAATTTTGGCTGAATTTAAGGCAGGAATCAATCCAGCGTCGTCTATTCCCCCAGGGCTGCCCCGTTCTGATAATCCTTTAGAAGATACTCGCGGCGTAATTCGGGGTGACGATCGGGTGCCTGTCACCAGCCGCAGCTATCCCTGGTCGGCGATCGGGCGGGTTGAGTTTCAGGACGAGAATGGGGACGGCTACATCTGCACGGGAACGCTGGTCAAACCAGATATTGTGCTGACGAATGCTCACTGTGTCGTGAATCCAGATACGGGTAGACTGTTTCAAAATATTCGATTTGCGCCTAACCTGATTGACGGCAGGCTAAAAGATGAGGGCGGTCGGGCTAATGCTATTGACCTGCTGGCGGGAACGGATTTCCGCGATCGTAACGAGCCACCTCACCCGGACGATTGGGCATTTTTGCAGCTAGACAAACCGCTGGGCGAGAAGTACGGGACGATCGGCTGGCAGGCTCTCCCCCTACCCATGCTGATCGAAAACCCGGAGCAGTTCATCATGGTCGGCTATTCAGGCGACTTCCCTGCGAGTAATCCAGGAGCAACGGCAGGTGCCCATGAGGGATGCAGCATTCTGGGCAGCGTGAATGATGACGTGCTGCGCCACAACTGCGATACGGAGGGCGGCTCGTCGGGCGGTCCGATTCTGGCGGTGATTGATGGCGAATATACGATCGTCGCGGTCAATTCTTCAGGACGGGTTAATACTGCTTCTGGTGCAGGTATTGTCAACTTTGCCACTAAAATCTCGCGCATTGTGGAACAGCTTCAGGCGAAAGCGCGATGA
- a CDS encoding CHAT domain-containing protein: protein MHFFPLRFLSSVTLFLSLLTFLPMDAPLLLLSSSALAQTVADRKAEADRLFYQGEEQYRRSQFREALESWQAALQIYRERAVREAFPQESRQAEGATLNNLGAVFLSLKQPEWTITLSGQALAIARQFGLRQEEGEALLNLASAYAEIRQDDRAIAIYQQRLALAREIRDWQGISNALVRFSGFYMSREQYTQAIDLWNQQLAFVRQDSVRSVSPRESRHAEAEALKNLSEIYREENQIQAAIDRYEEAREIARSIGNRLGEAQILKEFGNFYRRLNQYDRAVERYEEALATVRQVRTGFLQERQRTEAEILSDLGIAYLYLRQDRQAIELYEQGLDIIRATGDRRREAKALRNLGRAYLNRADFDQAIERFNQGLTVARAADDRHQEAILLGDLGEVYYSQENYEEAIGYFEQQLRVAEENNDSQAQAEALNSLGVLYKALEQNEQSIEFYQRALIIARREGDPRTEGAILSNIGVYLVQQNQPQLAIVFLKEAVNVWESLRGDLRPFDREFQQRYIDTVADDYRLLADLLLQTNRVTEARRVLDLLKVQELDEYLQDVKRGGQPPSRLNFARIEREIFELYNTAVLDGLELAQLQAKEQPTPEEQARLAELNQRQHRIVQAFHEFIADPEVQAAVQQLRIVTQSQIIELSSLRNLQGTLQALNQDAVLLYPLILENRLELVLVTPNSPPIRRPVDVSAIDLNRLLVQMGQALGDSDSAIQPIAQQLYRYLIQPIEADLQAADAKTIIYAPDGALRYIPLAALHNGDRWLAERYAVTHITAVSLATFLIPPSYRQTNDLRILAAACAECSFNFQTDEQSFEFRDLPYAGSEVEMLAKSIPGTEVLMNRAFNADVVPQMRRFPIIHLATHAAFVPGEPLDSFIVRGDGERMTLRDISSWNIPNADLMVLSACETAVGETELGSGIEILGFGHQMQEAGAKATIASLWQVSDGGTKVLMSAFYAALRNGKTKTEALQLAQQALITGDFTAVGGERGTIEIRDIRTGLPPTVRDRLNHPYYWAPFILIGNSL from the coding sequence ATGCACTTTTTTCCTCTACGCTTTCTTTCCTCGGTCACGCTGTTTCTGTCGCTGCTGACATTTCTGCCAATGGATGCGCCACTGCTGTTGCTGTCATCCTCTGCACTGGCTCAAACGGTCGCAGATCGTAAAGCGGAAGCCGATCGCCTGTTCTATCAGGGTGAAGAGCAGTATCGCCGCAGTCAGTTCCGAGAAGCACTGGAATCCTGGCAGGCGGCACTGCAAATCTATCGTGAAAGGGCAGTGCGGGAGGCATTTCCGCAAGAAAGTCGGCAGGCGGAGGGAGCAACCCTGAACAATCTGGGGGCGGTTTTTCTGAGCTTGAAACAGCCTGAATGGACAATTACCCTGTCAGGGCAGGCACTGGCAATTGCGCGACAGTTCGGGCTGCGGCAGGAGGAAGGTGAAGCACTGCTAAATCTGGCATCGGCTTATGCGGAGATTCGTCAGGACGATCGGGCGATTGCTATCTATCAGCAGCGACTCGCCCTTGCAAGAGAAATCCGGGACTGGCAAGGCATATCTAATGCCCTGGTGCGGTTTAGCGGCTTTTACATGAGCCGTGAGCAGTACACGCAGGCGATCGATCTGTGGAACCAGCAGTTAGCCTTTGTGCGGCAGGACAGCGTTCGATCGGTATCCCCCAGGGAGAGCAGGCACGCAGAAGCGGAGGCACTGAAGAATTTAAGTGAAATTTACCGTGAAGAAAACCAGATTCAGGCGGCGATCGATCGCTATGAGGAAGCACGGGAGATTGCGCGAAGCATTGGGAACCGACTGGGAGAAGCCCAAATCCTGAAGGAGTTTGGCAATTTCTACCGCAGGCTGAACCAGTACGATCGAGCGGTCGAACGGTATGAGGAGGCGTTAGCAACGGTGCGTCAGGTTCGCACGGGATTTCTGCAAGAACGGCAGCGGACGGAAGCTGAGATTTTGAGTGATTTGGGCATTGCCTATCTGTATCTACGGCAGGATCGGCAGGCGATCGAACTGTATGAGCAGGGGCTAGACATTATCCGCGCAACGGGCGATCGGCGGCGGGAGGCGAAGGCACTCAGGAATCTGGGTCGGGCGTATTTGAATCGAGCAGATTTCGATCAGGCGATCGAGCGGTTTAACCAGGGACTGACCGTGGCACGGGCGGCGGACGATCGGCATCAGGAAGCGATTCTGCTGGGGGATCTGGGGGAGGTTTACTACAGTCAGGAAAACTACGAAGAAGCGATCGGCTATTTTGAGCAGCAGCTTCGCGTTGCGGAGGAAAACAATGATTCGCAGGCGCAGGCAGAGGCATTAAACAGTCTGGGTGTCCTTTATAAAGCACTGGAGCAGAACGAACAGTCGATCGAGTTTTATCAGCGGGCGTTGATCATTGCACGGAGAGAGGGTGATCCGAGGACAGAAGGCGCGATCCTCAGCAATATTGGTGTGTATCTGGTGCAGCAAAATCAGCCGCAACTGGCGATCGTATTTTTGAAAGAGGCGGTGAATGTTTGGGAATCACTGCGGGGAGATCTGCGCCCCTTCGATCGGGAATTTCAGCAGCGATATATTGATACTGTGGCGGATGATTATCGCCTGCTGGCGGATTTACTGTTGCAGACAAATCGCGTTACCGAGGCGCGGCGGGTTCTGGACTTGCTGAAGGTTCAGGAACTCGATGAATATCTGCAAGATGTCAAACGAGGCGGTCAGCCACCCTCCCGTCTGAACTTCGCGAGAATAGAGCGGGAGATTTTTGAGCTGTACAATACGGCAGTGCTGGATGGACTGGAATTGGCGCAGTTACAGGCAAAGGAACAGCCTACGCCGGAGGAGCAGGCACGTCTAGCAGAATTAAATCAGCGGCAGCATCGAATCGTGCAAGCCTTTCATGAGTTTATTGCCGACCCAGAGGTTCAGGCGGCGGTGCAGCAACTCCGTATCGTCACCCAGAGTCAGATTATTGAGCTTAGTAGTTTAAGAAACCTTCAGGGAACGCTACAGGCTTTAAATCAGGACGCAGTTCTGCTCTATCCGCTGATTCTGGAAAATCGGCTGGAACTCGTGCTGGTCACGCCCAATTCACCCCCAATCCGTCGTCCTGTTGATGTGTCTGCGATCGACCTCAATCGATTACTGGTGCAGATGGGTCAGGCACTTGGGGATTCTGATAGTGCAATTCAGCCGATAGCCCAACAGCTTTACCGCTATTTGATTCAGCCGATCGAAGCCGACCTGCAAGCCGCAGACGCGAAAACGATTATCTACGCACCCGATGGGGCACTTCGCTATATTCCCCTGGCTGCACTGCACAATGGTGATCGATGGTTGGCTGAACGATATGCCGTCACCCACATTACCGCTGTTTCCCTCGCCACTTTTTTGATCCCGCCGAGCTACCGCCAAACAAATGATTTGAGAATTCTGGCAGCCGCCTGTGCTGAATGCAGCTTTAATTTTCAAACCGATGAGCAGTCCTTTGAGTTTCGCGACCTTCCCTATGCCGGATCGGAGGTCGAAATGCTGGCGAAATCGATTCCCGGTACTGAGGTTTTGATGAATCGAGCGTTCAATGCAGATGTGGTGCCGCAGATGCGTCGCTTTCCCATCATCCACCTTGCCACCCATGCTGCCTTTGTACCAGGGGAACCGCTGGACTCTTTTATTGTGCGGGGAGACGGGGAACGCATGACCCTGAGAGACATTAGCTCCTGGAATATTCCCAACGCGGATTTGATGGTGCTGAGTGCCTGCGAAACGGCTGTGGGAGAAACGGAATTGGGCAGCGGCATTGAAATTCTGGGATTTGGTCATCAAATGCAGGAAGCCGGAGCAAAAGCCACGATCGCCTCCCTCTGGCAGGTGAGTGATGGCGGCACAAAGGTTTTGATGAGTGCGTTTTACGCTGCTTTGAGGAATGGCAAAACCAAAACCGAGGCACTCCAGTTAGCACAGCAAGCCCTCATCACCGGAGATTTTACCGCTGTCGGTGGAGAACGAGGCACGATCGAAATCCGCGATATTCGCACAGGTTTACCGCCCACTGTTCGCGATCGTCTCAACCATCCCTACTACTGGGCACCGTTTATTCTCATTGGCAATAGCTTGTAA